Proteins encoded by one window of Candidatus Aramenus sp. CH1:
- a CDS encoding ATP-dependent helicase — protein MIEYVKEQYNDEYIFSLLRPYVAEWFKEKYKTFTPPQRGAIPLIKRGVNTLISSPTGTGKTLSAFLGILDSLLELAEKGELGDKVYAIYISPLRALNNDMYKNLVEPLNEIYQRTNIPQKIRVGIRTSDTTSYQKQKMLKEPPHILITTPESFAISLTSPKFSQRLGEAKWIVVDEIHELANSKRGVYLSGFLEIYQNLLAKNEVVRIGLSATISPLEEVAKFLVGNGRDCKIVDARFVKGLDIKVISPVKDLVHASESEISEGIYKTMISEINKHRTTLVFTNTRSAAERVSYKLRKIIEQEKLFDADMVGAHHSSLSRDLRLEIENKLKEGKLKVVVSSTSLELGIDIGYIDLVLLLGSPKSVSRLLQRLGRAGHHIRSTSKGRIIVVDRDDLVECTVLAKLARERKIDKVHIPKNSLDVLVQLIVASTLMGKTSKDELYSILRKSYSFSELGREDYESVLNYLTGKYELESRNVYSKVREDGGVLKPKRGARMIFYTNSGTIPDEPLIPVFTEENKYVGNLEEEFVEILTPGDIFVLGGRTFEFIGSRGNKVIVKPAEGQRPTVPSWFSEMLPLAIDSAIQVSAFRGKIAEMIREGKREEEIIDYIAKNYDVNRNVAYSIYEYVLEEFYFTGGKVPNERTILIEIYDDEEDRRNFIFHALYGRRALDALSRALASVLSDKLKTDVRVSVTDNGFILTLPSIVEYDIGNIFNEIRPEEMYDLLSRVILRTEMLKRRFRQTAERSFMLLKRYKGRETNPDRRQLNSETLLEVVSEYKDFPVLKETIREILEDYMDIQNAIKIVKDVQEGNVKVEVIGPNRIPSPFAHGIIIKEYADVVLAEDKRELLKKLHGKVMEFLREKGINIDLKYTEV, from the coding sequence ATGATCGAGTACGTTAAGGAGCAGTACAACGACGAGTACATATTCTCCCTTCTGAGGCCGTACGTAGCCGAGTGGTTCAAGGAAAAGTACAAGACGTTTACTCCTCCCCAGAGGGGAGCAATCCCACTCATAAAAAGGGGAGTAAATACCCTCATCTCCAGCCCCACAGGGACGGGGAAGACCCTGTCCGCCTTCCTTGGCATTTTAGACAGCCTTTTGGAGCTGGCAGAAAAGGGGGAGCTAGGGGACAAAGTATATGCCATTTACATATCGCCGTTGAGGGCGTTAAACAATGACATGTACAAGAACTTAGTGGAGCCCCTTAACGAAATCTACCAAAGGACTAACATACCGCAAAAGATCAGGGTTGGCATAAGGACGAGCGACACTACTTCCTATCAGAAGCAGAAGATGCTCAAGGAACCACCGCATATTTTGATAACCACCCCAGAGTCCTTCGCCATATCGTTAACGTCCCCCAAGTTTAGCCAAAGGTTGGGCGAGGCTAAGTGGATCGTGGTCGACGAGATACACGAACTAGCCAACAGCAAGCGTGGAGTTTACCTATCCGGTTTCCTAGAGATTTACCAGAACCTCCTCGCTAAGAACGAAGTAGTTAGGATAGGACTCAGCGCAACGATATCCCCTCTGGAGGAAGTAGCTAAGTTCTTGGTTGGGAATGGGAGGGATTGTAAGATTGTTGACGCAAGGTTCGTAAAAGGTCTTGACATCAAGGTAATCTCTCCAGTGAAGGACTTAGTCCACGCTTCTGAGAGCGAAATAAGCGAGGGGATATACAAGACCATGATCTCTGAGATAAACAAGCACAGGACTACCTTGGTCTTCACAAATACTAGGAGTGCTGCTGAGAGAGTGTCCTATAAACTCAGGAAGATCATAGAACAAGAGAAGCTCTTTGACGCGGACATGGTCGGTGCACATCACAGTAGCCTCAGCAGGGATCTCAGACTTGAGATCGAGAACAAGCTAAAGGAAGGGAAATTGAAGGTAGTCGTGTCCTCAACTAGCTTGGAGTTGGGGATAGACATTGGGTACATAGACCTAGTCCTCCTGCTGGGAAGCCCAAAGAGCGTGAGCAGGCTCTTACAAAGGCTTGGAAGGGCAGGGCACCACATAAGGAGCACTAGTAAGGGCAGGATAATAGTGGTGGACAGGGACGACCTAGTCGAGTGCACGGTCTTAGCCAAGCTAGCAAGGGAGAGGAAAATCGATAAGGTCCACATACCCAAAAACTCCCTGGACGTTCTGGTTCAGCTGATTGTCGCCTCAACGCTGATGGGCAAGACTAGCAAGGACGAGCTGTATAGCATCTTGAGGAAATCCTACAGTTTCTCTGAATTGGGCAGGGAGGACTACGAGAGCGTCTTAAACTACCTTACGGGTAAGTACGAGCTGGAGAGCAGGAACGTTTACTCCAAGGTAAGGGAAGACGGAGGAGTGCTGAAGCCGAAGAGGGGGGCGAGGATGATATTCTATACAAACAGCGGTACAATACCGGATGAGCCCCTAATACCCGTCTTTACGGAGGAGAACAAGTACGTTGGAAATCTGGAAGAGGAATTCGTAGAGATATTAACGCCAGGCGATATTTTCGTCCTTGGAGGCAGGACTTTTGAGTTCATTGGTAGCAGGGGGAACAAGGTGATAGTCAAACCAGCTGAGGGTCAGAGACCCACAGTGCCAAGCTGGTTCTCCGAGATGTTGCCTTTAGCCATTGACTCAGCAATACAAGTTAGCGCGTTTAGGGGCAAAATAGCGGAAATGATAAGGGAGGGCAAAAGGGAGGAGGAGATAATCGATTACATCGCTAAGAACTATGACGTTAACAGGAACGTGGCTTACTCGATCTACGAGTACGTACTTGAGGAGTTCTACTTCACTGGGGGTAAAGTTCCCAACGAGAGAACCATACTCATCGAGATATACGACGACGAGGAGGACAGGAGGAACTTCATCTTCCACGCCCTATACGGTAGGAGAGCTCTAGACGCGCTCTCTAGGGCACTGGCGTCTGTGCTCAGCGACAAGCTCAAGACGGACGTGAGGGTATCCGTTACCGACAACGGCTTTATCTTAACTCTCCCGAGTATAGTAGAGTACGACATAGGTAACATATTCAACGAAATAAGGCCAGAGGAGATGTACGACCTTCTCAGTAGGGTTATTCTAAGGACGGAAATGTTGAAGAGGAGGTTTAGGCAGACCGCTGAGCGCTCTTTCATGTTGTTGAAAAGGTACAAAGGTAGGGAGACCAATCCCGACAGGAGACAACTTAACTCAGAGACGCTCCTCGAGGTAGTGAGTGAGTACAAGGACTTTCCTGTCCTAAAGGAGACAATAAGGGAGATCCTAGAGGATTACATGGATATCCAAAACGCGATTAAGATAGTAAAGGACGTTCAAGAGGGTAACGTGAAGGTAGAGGTAATAGGCCCAAACAGGATCCCGAGCCCCTTTGCTCATGGGATAATAATCAAGGAGTATGCGGATGTGGTGTTGGCAGAGGATAAGAGGGAGCTACTTAAGAAGCTTCACGGCAAGGTCATGGAGTTTCTCAGGGAGAAGGGAATCAACATTGACCTCAAGTACACCGAGGTCTAA
- a CDS encoding glycosyltransferase family 2 protein, protein MSLFDAIMQILLFIIPSLVLLYQFTFFYLGKRRYYDSVPIKDYPFLSILVPTKGESVDVIQGLLDNLSQVEWDKSKMEVIIISDDDREYFNKMLNLLRIPQGLEVRLYNREGEEKKGYKSGALAYGFQKSRGELVITLDVDARLDRDSLKRAYAHMLGYGCDAVTMNWIGYTKSSYSTLAKGLLVSTLVADYSILNGRDRVGFKVFPVGCGTMFKRKAIEEVGEWDYTMIQDDLEIGARLIRRGKRICSSDSPVQVEVPDNFYAFYVQQTRWAMGSTEVLIRRFKDLVKSSVGLLRKVDMFLFLMQYFPFAITFVSALALSVYGFIGKGDPLSSPIIVLWLLALVSYAYSFVYVARKLGMKLIESLRSLGKVSSYSVAISPFILLSIFKAFSKRRTYVVTPKGKITKTKAIYIIGVFGFYFLLASAPFFLKQEFISGLWLAYYSAGYLFTFFSELLNK, encoded by the coding sequence ATGAGCTTATTTGACGCAATAATGCAGATCCTACTATTTATAATTCCGTCTTTAGTACTTTTGTATCAATTTACCTTCTTCTATCTGGGAAAAAGGAGGTATTACGACTCGGTTCCCATTAAGGATTACCCTTTCCTCTCAATACTGGTACCCACTAAGGGGGAAAGCGTTGACGTCATACAAGGGCTACTTGACAACCTAAGCCAAGTGGAGTGGGACAAAAGCAAAATGGAGGTAATAATTATCTCGGACGACGATAGGGAGTACTTCAACAAGATGCTCAACTTGTTGAGGATCCCACAAGGACTGGAAGTGAGATTGTACAATAGAGAAGGAGAGGAAAAGAAGGGGTACAAGAGCGGTGCGCTTGCTTATGGGTTTCAGAAGTCCAGGGGGGAATTGGTCATAACTCTAGACGTCGACGCCAGGCTGGACAGGGACTCCCTTAAGAGGGCTTACGCTCACATGCTAGGCTACGGTTGCGACGCAGTTACTATGAACTGGATAGGCTACACTAAGAGCAGTTACTCGACGTTAGCCAAGGGGCTTCTTGTCTCGACACTGGTGGCGGACTACTCGATTCTCAACGGAAGGGACAGGGTAGGGTTCAAGGTTTTCCCCGTGGGTTGCGGTACAATGTTCAAGAGAAAGGCTATAGAAGAGGTGGGCGAGTGGGACTACACCATGATTCAAGACGACCTCGAGATTGGCGCAAGGCTTATACGAAGGGGAAAGAGGATATGTTCCTCAGACTCCCCTGTGCAAGTAGAGGTACCGGACAACTTCTACGCCTTTTACGTTCAACAGACCAGATGGGCCATGGGCAGTACGGAAGTGCTCATAAGGAGATTCAAGGACCTGGTTAAGAGCAGCGTAGGGTTACTCAGAAAGGTAGACATGTTCCTTTTCCTCATGCAGTACTTTCCCTTTGCCATAACGTTTGTGTCCGCCCTCGCCCTCTCGGTCTACGGCTTTATAGGGAAAGGCGATCCTCTCAGCTCGCCAATAATTGTGTTATGGCTCCTGGCTCTGGTGTCTTACGCTTATAGCTTCGTATATGTCGCTAGGAAGCTAGGCATGAAGTTAATAGAGAGCTTGAGAAGCCTAGGGAAAGTGTCGTCGTATAGCGTTGCCATATCGCCCTTTATCTTGCTCAGTATATTTAAGGCCTTTAGCAAGAGGAGGACTTACGTTGTAACGCCCAAGGGAAAAATAACAAAAACAAAGGCAATTTACATCATAGGCGTGTTTGGCTTCTACTTCCTGCTTGCCTCAGCCCCCTTTTTCCTCAAGCAAGAGTTTATAAGTGGCCTTTGGCTTGCCTACTATTCCGCTGGGTATCTTTTCACGTTCTTCTCAGAACTTCTTAATAAGTGA
- a CDS encoding ParB N-terminal domain-containing protein: MSAADITIQSLEVDSLVPHEDVIRSKLLQTISNMKNHKAIYPIIVDKNSLVILDGHHRYYSAKALGIRKIPAILLDYRDERIRVGKWFREVYGKVPKGFMSKFEGGGEACVDFLGHRVCSSSPYSLLWKMHWIEESLAQLGIRVTKNPEKGVEPPSLSKDYVMDIAKRGLRFPPKTTRHMYEFIIPSRLVTLDELI; this comes from the coding sequence GTGAGTGCTGCCGATATTACAATACAGAGTTTAGAGGTAGATAGCCTAGTTCCCCACGAGGACGTTATAAGGAGTAAGCTCTTACAGACCATTTCCAATATGAAAAACCACAAGGCGATCTACCCAATTATAGTGGATAAGAACTCCTTAGTTATCTTGGACGGTCACCATAGGTATTACTCAGCGAAGGCTCTAGGCATAAGGAAGATCCCTGCAATATTGTTGGACTACAGGGACGAGAGGATAAGAGTAGGTAAATGGTTCAGGGAAGTGTACGGAAAGGTTCCGAAAGGCTTCATGTCTAAATTTGAGGGCGGGGGAGAAGCTTGCGTTGACTTCTTGGGCCATAGGGTGTGCTCGTCCTCTCCTTATTCTTTGCTGTGGAAAATGCACTGGATAGAGGAGAGTTTAGCCCAACTAGGAATAAGGGTAACGAAAAACCCCGAGAAGGGCGTTGAACCACCTTCCCTATCTAAAGACTACGTGATGGATATTGCCAAGAGAGGTCTGAGATTTCCTCCTAAGACTACCAGACATATGTATGAATTTATTATCCCCTCACGTCTAGTAACTCTAGATGAGCTTATTTGA
- a CDS encoding endonuclease III: MEWPRCSGDYIVQRLALQYTIDSKDFVAYDVWLKTGDCFKVLIATLLSQNSTDKGTYKAFEELERRVGVSPQKLAVADEKEIGEAIRSIGIYNMKAKRIKEISNIILEKYGGSLEQILNLQKEEARETLLALPGVGEKTADVVLLTCKGYEYFPVDTHIKRISQRLGIRGSTYQEVSRGLMELFQPKDYLRAHHLLIAHGRNTCKARKPLCERCVISECCRYYNTEFRGR, from the coding sequence GTGGAATGGCCGAGGTGTAGCGGAGACTACATCGTGCAGAGGCTCGCGTTGCAGTATACGATAGACTCGAAGGACTTCGTAGCCTACGACGTTTGGCTTAAGACTGGAGACTGCTTTAAGGTACTAATAGCCACTCTCCTTTCTCAGAACTCTACGGACAAGGGAACCTACAAGGCATTCGAGGAGCTCGAGAGGAGGGTAGGGGTGAGCCCCCAGAAGTTAGCCGTGGCTGACGAAAAGGAGATAGGGGAGGCGATAAGGTCCATTGGGATCTACAACATGAAGGCCAAGAGGATAAAGGAGATCTCCAACATAATCCTGGAAAAATACGGCGGTTCCCTAGAACAGATCCTTAACCTCCAGAAGGAAGAGGCCAGGGAGACTCTCCTTGCGTTGCCGGGCGTTGGAGAGAAGACCGCTGACGTGGTTCTCCTGACTTGTAAGGGCTACGAGTACTTCCCTGTTGACACGCATATTAAGAGGATATCTCAGCGCTTGGGAATAAGGGGTTCGACGTATCAAGAGGTCTCTAGAGGGCTCATGGAACTGTTCCAGCCTAAGGACTATCTGAGGGCCCATCACCTATTAATAGCCCACGGCAGAAATACTTGCAAGGCGAGGAAGCCCTTGTGCGAGAGGTGTGTTATAAGTGAGTGCTGCCGATATTACAATACAGAGTTTAGAGGTAGATAG
- a CDS encoding SAM-dependent methyltransferase — protein sequence MATRKEAKSTYVKVLGAGPGHYSYFTLKLIEEVKVADYVIGDRRILENLRALTDAELIYLRSDSEFYRQIEEANKLEGTKVFLSTGDPMLAGLGKVIKTPYVEPGVSSVQLCASRLGEKLDDSAIISLRYENNADKVSKALGLGLGAYVLPNPYHSVGENVRNLIAHGVRPDAEVGVCVDLSLPTEKVIRGTASELTSLDLKGLAVIFVKP from the coding sequence TTGGCTACTCGAAAGGAAGCGAAAAGTACTTACGTTAAGGTTTTAGGGGCCGGCCCAGGCCATTACAGCTACTTCACCCTTAAGTTAATCGAGGAGGTCAAGGTAGCAGACTACGTAATAGGCGATAGGAGGATTCTGGAGAACTTGAGAGCGTTAACTGACGCGGAGTTGATTTACCTTAGGTCAGACTCGGAGTTCTACCGCCAAATAGAGGAGGCAAATAAGCTGGAGGGGACTAAGGTATTCCTGTCCACGGGGGACCCAATGCTGGCGGGGCTTGGGAAGGTGATAAAGACCCCATATGTGGAGCCCGGAGTGAGCTCAGTTCAACTTTGTGCCTCACGGCTTGGGGAAAAGCTAGACGACTCCGCGATTATTTCGCTTAGGTACGAAAACAATGCAGATAAGGTGTCGAAAGCGCTAGGTCTAGGTCTAGGGGCTTACGTTTTGCCTAATCCATACCACTCCGTGGGGGAGAACGTAAGGAACCTCATCGCTCACGGGGTTAGACCGGACGCCGAGGTGGGAGTATGCGTTGACCTTAGCCTTCCCACGGAAAAGGTTATAAGGGGGACGGCCTCTGAGCTAACTAGCCTAGACCTTAAAGGGCTCGCGGTTATTTTCGTGAAACCGTGA
- the cbiD gene encoding cobalt-precorrin-5B (C(1))-methyltransferase CbiD encodes MSVRIPLDYSPKSPSLSNAKVAKKQIMKFGYTTGSTIAAGAKACAIALKYGKLVNAVVVSTPIGLRIEIPVNYVKLEGEWAEASITKNGGDDPDDTNGMEFRVRMRLNDDVGYVTLRAGKGIGVARTRGLPIEEGEPAINPVPRKQLIDNLKEILGDKFGAEIVVEAPEGERIAQRTFNPRLRIEGGVSVLGTSGIVKPMSLISWFASMVEQLDVVKEKGYTTVVMVPGNIGETAARRLLNVDPESIVQMAIFVGGMVKAAAKRGFKEIVLMGHVGKMVKNAIKIWNTHYKYGDGRIETIAAYAAKHGVGSDVIRKIFECKTTDEAIDLLLNYNYFEVFSDIADKISQNAEDLVGKRSKVYTILINMKGDIVGYSKGSEKYLR; translated from the coding sequence ATGAGTGTAAGGATTCCCCTGGATTACAGTCCCAAGAGCCCTTCCCTCTCAAACGCCAAAGTAGCCAAGAAACAGATTATGAAGTTCGGCTACACAACGGGGAGCACTATAGCTGCGGGGGCTAAGGCTTGCGCGATAGCCTTGAAGTACGGCAAACTCGTAAACGCCGTAGTTGTGTCCACGCCAATTGGCCTAAGGATAGAGATCCCGGTAAACTACGTAAAGCTTGAGGGCGAGTGGGCTGAGGCTAGCATTACCAAGAACGGGGGCGACGACCCTGACGACACAAACGGAATGGAGTTCAGGGTTAGGATGAGGTTAAACGACGACGTTGGTTACGTCACACTGAGGGCAGGTAAAGGCATCGGGGTGGCAAGAACCAGAGGGCTTCCCATAGAAGAGGGTGAGCCCGCAATAAACCCAGTGCCGAGAAAGCAGTTGATAGACAACTTAAAGGAGATTTTAGGGGACAAGTTTGGAGCAGAAATTGTAGTAGAGGCACCAGAGGGAGAGAGGATAGCCCAGAGGACTTTCAATCCGAGGCTTAGAATAGAGGGAGGGGTTTCCGTACTGGGCACAAGTGGTATAGTGAAGCCAATGAGCTTAATCTCGTGGTTCGCCTCAATGGTGGAACAGCTGGATGTTGTAAAGGAGAAGGGCTATACCACGGTTGTTATGGTGCCAGGAAACATAGGCGAAACGGCCGCAAGAAGGTTGCTCAACGTAGACCCGGAGTCCATAGTTCAAATGGCAATCTTCGTGGGAGGGATGGTTAAGGCAGCAGCTAAGAGGGGCTTCAAGGAAATTGTCCTCATGGGTCACGTGGGGAAAATGGTCAAAAATGCCATCAAGATCTGGAATACCCACTATAAGTACGGCGATGGAAGGATAGAGACCATTGCGGCGTACGCGGCGAAGCACGGGGTAGGGAGCGACGTTATCAGGAAGATCTTTGAGTGCAAGACCACCGATGAGGCAATAGACCTGCTATTAAATTATAACTACTTCGAGGTATTTAGCGACATTGCAGACAAGATATCCCAGAACGCCGAGGACTTGGTGGGCAAAAGGTCAAAAGTCTACACCATCCTCATCAACATGAAGGGAGATATAGTTGGCTACTCGAAAGGAAGCGAAAAGTACTTACGTTAA
- a CDS encoding RsmB/NOP family class I SAM-dependent RNA methyltransferase codes for MSVEKFLTSVLYYAERGYPLPVAFKQAKEEHKVRANYDELYEKSRLLILSYFSLNGRRRSQKVRQFLYASSRPAFPEWMREELSKYLDVEALERSLPNKFTWFRVNALKADEDKVLKRLSEKGIEFERDKYFPFIYRLLKGDLTKTEEFNNYEVVIQDKASVAVVVALNPSRGEIVVDLASAPGIKAELIAELTDNKAKMILSDVDMGRLEKERFLLKKFGVNMDRIEFVRQDSSYLPELRADKVLLDAPCSSSGMVSNEPSILLTLKDKKKVERYARLQRDILKDALKIKAKEMVYAICSLFYEEGEAHFEKIGYATERPLNVGSNGYSPRVSSVRFFSSVHSTESFFITKVKLEKLR; via the coding sequence TTGAGCGTTGAGAAGTTCCTGACCTCAGTCCTTTACTACGCGGAAAGGGGATATCCACTTCCAGTTGCGTTCAAGCAGGCCAAGGAAGAGCACAAGGTAAGGGCAAACTACGACGAGCTTTACGAGAAGTCTAGGCTACTGATCTTGAGTTACTTCTCTCTCAACGGCAGGAGGAGGTCGCAAAAGGTAAGACAGTTCCTATATGCAAGTTCAAGGCCAGCTTTCCCGGAGTGGATGAGGGAGGAACTCTCGAAGTACTTAGACGTTGAGGCTCTAGAGAGGTCTTTGCCAAATAAGTTCACTTGGTTTAGGGTAAACGCGCTTAAGGCTGACGAGGACAAGGTCCTCAAGAGGTTAAGCGAGAAGGGGATAGAGTTTGAGAGGGATAAGTACTTCCCATTTATTTATAGACTCTTAAAAGGAGATCTAACCAAGACCGAGGAGTTCAATAATTACGAGGTAGTGATCCAAGATAAGGCAAGCGTAGCCGTAGTGGTGGCCTTAAACCCGTCTAGGGGGGAAATTGTGGTAGACCTAGCATCTGCCCCTGGCATTAAGGCTGAACTAATAGCGGAGCTCACGGACAACAAGGCTAAAATGATCCTATCCGACGTCGACATGGGGAGGTTGGAAAAGGAGAGGTTTTTGCTAAAGAAGTTCGGCGTCAACATGGACAGGATTGAATTCGTGCGTCAGGACTCCTCATACCTCCCGGAGTTGAGGGCAGATAAGGTACTCCTAGACGCTCCGTGTTCCTCATCCGGTATGGTAAGCAACGAGCCCTCAATATTGTTGACCCTTAAGGACAAGAAGAAGGTAGAGCGTTACGCTAGACTGCAAAGGGACATCTTAAAGGATGCACTAAAGATCAAGGCCAAGGAAATGGTGTACGCGATCTGTTCCCTGTTCTATGAAGAGGGAGAGGCTCACTTTGAGAAGATAGGATACGCTACTGAAAGGCCCCTAAACGTGGGCTCCAACGGTTACAGCCCAAGGGTCTCGTCTGTGAGGTTCTTCTCGAGCGTACACTCTACGGAATCTTTTTTTATAACCAAGGTAAAACTAGAGAAACTAAGATGA
- a CDS encoding precorrin-8X methylmutase, producing the protein MSKILPLEEPEKAKVIMRAIRATGDLDLVGTLRFSENAIFVGKRLVNSGVIVDTKMAKAGLGELAVYREPKTRRNRYYSVDLIEDIGKEMDGKVVMIGTSPLALLTLNEMIKTGEVKPALVIGVPVGFVNALKAKIELTRLPVEFITNISVKGGVALGISLVRALVELVER; encoded by the coding sequence TTGAGTAAAATTCTACCTCTAGAGGAGCCAGAAAAAGCCAAGGTGATAATGAGGGCGATAAGGGCAACAGGGGATCTAGATCTAGTTGGTACACTCAGGTTTTCCGAAAACGCGATATTCGTGGGTAAAAGGCTCGTTAATAGTGGGGTGATTGTAGACACTAAGATGGCCAAGGCAGGCCTAGGCGAACTAGCTGTATACAGGGAGCCGAAAACTAGGAGGAACAGGTACTACTCGGTCGACTTGATTGAGGATATTGGAAAGGAAATGGACGGAAAGGTGGTAATGATAGGTACCAGCCCCTTGGCTCTCCTAACTCTTAACGAGATGATCAAAACGGGGGAAGTAAAACCTGCGCTAGTCATAGGGGTGCCGGTAGGATTCGTTAATGCCCTAAAGGCCAAGATAGAGCTTACAAGGTTGCCGGTGGAGTTCATCACCAACATAAGCGTGAAGGGGGGAGTAGCATTAGGTATTTCGTTGGTAAGGGCACTGGTGGAACTTGTTGAGCGTTGA
- a CDS encoding NAD(P)/FAD-dependent oxidoreductase produces the protein MNSLVLGAGYAGLNAYYNIRGSKTLLSRARTFTFYTAMLRNLVRPTKYTTRLGFVIEEEVKEIDVDSKTIKTNRGKYEADNMVISLGCTREGMEKLLERAKSEDHLVVGSEDMFDEYLALQIAFYAKRLGKDVKYSGSPLSWLGKNVEEKVTYLLGKYGISIYEKANLVVPKCRPPEFFDFAKVNENLEVKKGVYVVGDLIYGWPKLGELAMRTGRFAGRRISGHKERFEPVFIFILDTGMGEGLHIRSKVPWGNPWNVAKVSRMRPLMKRFIEKYYILRKGNMGFLFYL, from the coding sequence GTGAACAGCTTAGTTTTAGGAGCAGGGTACGCGGGGCTGAACGCATATTACAACATAAGGGGAAGTAAAACGCTGTTATCAAGGGCGAGGACCTTCACCTTCTACACCGCCATGCTGAGAAACTTAGTAAGACCAACCAAGTACACCACGCGCTTAGGATTCGTGATTGAGGAGGAAGTTAAGGAAATAGACGTCGACAGCAAGACGATTAAGACAAACAGGGGCAAGTATGAAGCAGACAACATGGTAATTTCCCTGGGTTGCACTAGGGAAGGAATGGAGAAATTGCTGGAGAGGGCTAAAAGCGAGGACCACTTGGTTGTAGGCTCAGAGGACATGTTCGACGAATACTTGGCCCTTCAGATAGCCTTCTACGCAAAAAGACTCGGCAAAGATGTAAAGTACTCTGGCTCGCCTCTTTCCTGGCTTGGGAAGAACGTGGAGGAAAAGGTGACCTACCTCCTAGGGAAGTACGGGATAAGCATATATGAGAAGGCTAACCTAGTAGTGCCTAAGTGTAGACCACCGGAGTTCTTCGATTTCGCCAAGGTAAACGAGAACTTGGAAGTTAAGAAGGGCGTTTACGTCGTAGGAGACTTGATCTACGGATGGCCAAAGCTAGGAGAACTTGCAATGAGGACTGGCAGATTCGCTGGAAGGAGGATAAGCGGACATAAAGAAAGGTTCGAGCCTGTGTTCATCTTCATCCTAGATACCGGAATGGGCGAAGGGCTCCACATAAGGTCTAAGGTCCCTTGGGGTAACCCATGGAACGTCGCTAAGGTCTCGAGAATGAGGCCCTTGATGAAGAGGTTTATAGAGAAGTATTACATTCTGAGAAAGGGCAACATGGGATTTCTGTTTTACTTGTAG
- the ubiA gene encoding putative 4-hydroxybenzoate polyprenyltransferase, with product MSWDPGGASQGRGKLYVIMRFLRIEQTLFSLPMAYLGAFVALRKVPPAPVLILIFFALFFLRIAGMTNDNLADREIDAKNPRTRTRPLVTGAITVTEAKAMIAIGLLGFFVSAYLVNFWAFVLSPIVALVVMTYPYMKRYTAFANYHLASIQGLAVFSGAVAALGLYYDSLVKVLEGVPWLFVIATIFWAVGFDLYNHIPDMEYDRQMGLHSFAVALGNSALSFAGLNQLISVIIDLMADFTYGLGALSYVATVLHGLIMAYAYYLATRNDFGRAFYYNIYSSIVLGLGIDIDVILGIPRL from the coding sequence GTGTCTTGGGATCCAGGAGGAGCCAGTCAAGGTAGGGGAAAACTTTACGTTATAATGAGGTTCTTAAGGATCGAGCAGACTCTCTTCAGTCTTCCAATGGCGTACCTAGGCGCGTTCGTAGCGTTAAGGAAGGTTCCGCCAGCCCCAGTTCTTATCCTAATTTTCTTTGCTCTCTTCTTCCTTAGAATAGCCGGAATGACTAACGATAATTTAGCCGACAGGGAGATAGACGCTAAAAACCCTAGGACTAGGACAAGGCCCCTAGTTACTGGGGCAATTACGGTAACGGAGGCAAAGGCAATGATAGCGATAGGCCTTCTAGGGTTCTTCGTATCTGCCTACTTGGTCAATTTCTGGGCCTTTGTTCTCTCCCCCATAGTGGCGCTTGTGGTCATGACTTACCCTTACATGAAGAGGTATACAGCTTTTGCAAACTACCATTTAGCTTCCATCCAAGGTTTGGCCGTATTTAGTGGCGCTGTCGCTGCCCTAGGCCTATACTACGATTCCCTCGTAAAGGTATTAGAGGGAGTCCCGTGGCTGTTCGTGATAGCTACAATATTTTGGGCCGTTGGATTCGATCTGTACAACCACATTCCCGACATGGAGTACGACAGGCAGATGGGCCTGCACAGCTTTGCAGTAGCCTTAGGCAACTCAGCACTCAGCTTCGCTGGGCTAAACCAGTTAATCTCGGTAATCATTGACCTTATGGCCGACTTTACCTATGGTCTAGGTGCTCTTTCTTACGTGGCAACTGTGCTCCACGGCCTCATAATGGCCTACGCCTACTACTTGGCGACTAGAAACGACTTCGGCAGGGCCTTTTACTACAATATATATTCATCAATAGTTTTGGGGCTGGGTATTGATATTGACGTAATTCTAGGGATACCTAGACTCTAG